A genome region from Hevea brasiliensis isolate MT/VB/25A 57/8 chromosome 7, ASM3005281v1, whole genome shotgun sequence includes the following:
- the LOC110632495 gene encoding protein DETOXIFICATION 27 — MNGEGAVEESKVPLLGDHFGPKLEADDQDQSLTKRVWIESKKLWEIVGPAIFSRLTSYSMLVITQAFAGHLGDLELAAISIANNVIVGFDFGLLLGMASALETLCGQAFGARKYYMLGVYMQRSWIVLFLCCVLLLPLYLFASPMLKLLGQPKDVAELSGIVSVWMIPLHFSFAFQFPLQRFLQSQLKNTVIAWVSLVALLVHVMVSWLLVYRLQLGVIGTAMILNFSWWVLVFGHLGYTICGGCPLTWNGFSIEAFSGLWEFTKLSAASGVMLCLENWYYRILILMTGNLKNAEIAVDALSVCMTINGWEIMIPLAFFAGTGVRVANELGAGNGKGAKFATVVSVTTSIIIGLFFWVLIMIFHNQLAWIFTSSVPVLKAVSQLSVLLAFTILLNSVQPVLSGVAVGSGWQKYVAYINLGCYYLIGVPLGFMMGWLFHLGVLGIWAGMIFGGTAIQTLILAIITIRCDWEKEAEKAALYLKKWSEVE, encoded by the exons ATGAATGGTGAAGGTGCAGTAGAGGAATCAAAAGTTCCTCTACTAGGAGATCATTTTGGTCCGAAACTTGAAGCAGATGATCAAGATCAGAGTCTTACGAAAAGGGTTTGGATTGAATCAAAGAAGCTGTGGGAGATAGTAGGTCCAGCAATCTTTAGCCGCCTTACCTCATACTCCATGCTTGTTATCACACAAGCTTTTGCAGGTCACTTGGGTGACCTCGAGCTTGCAGCCATCTCCATTGCCAATAATGTCATCGTTGGCTTCGACTTTGGCCTCTTG CTGGGGATGGCTAGTGCTTTGGAAACGTTATGTGGCCAAGCTTTTGGGGCCAGAAAATACTACATGTTGGGTGTATACATGCAGCGTTCATGGATTGTATTGTTCTTGTGCTGTGTCCTGCTTTTGCCTCTATACCTCTTCGCCTCTCCAATGTTGAAGCTTTTGGGACAGCCCAAAGACGTAGCAGAGCTTTCTGGGATTGTTTCAGTGTGGATGATACCACTTCACTTCAGCTTTGCGTTTCAGTTCCCGTTACAGAGATTCTTGCAGAGCCAGCTTAAGAATACAGTAATTGCATGGGTCTCTTTAGTCGCTTTGCTAGTGCATGTGATGGTGAGTTGGCTACTTGTGTACAGGCTTCAGCTTGGAGTGATTGGCACAGCCATGATTCTCAACTTTTCTTGGTGGGTTCTAGTTTTTGGGCATCTGGGTTACACCATTTGCGGTGGCTGTCCTCTCACATGGAATGGGTTCTCAATTGAAGCCTTCTCTGGTCTCTGGGAATTCACCAAACTCTCTGCTGCTTCTGGGGTCATGCTCTG TTTGGAGAATTGGTATTATAGAATACTTATCTTGATGACTGGGAATCTGAAGAATGCAGAGATTGCAGTAGATGCCTTGTCCGTATG tATGACCATTAATGGCTGGGAAATAATGATCCCTCTTGCATTCTTTGCAGGCACTGG AGTAAGGGTTGCAAATGAGCTAGGAGCAGGTAATGGGAAGGGAGCCAAGTTTGCAACGGTGGTGTCTGTAACAACGTCGATAATAATTGGGCTATTCTTCTGGGTATTGATAATGATTTTCCATAATCAGCTTGCCTGGATATTTACTTCCAGTGTACCTGTCCTTAAAGCAGTGAGCCAGCTCTCAGTTCTCCTGGCTTTCACTATTTTGCTCAACAGCGTTCAGCCGGTTCTCTCTG GGGTTGCAGTGGGATCTGGATGGCAAAAGTATGTTGCATACATAAACTTGGGTTGCTATTATTTGATCGGTGTTCCATTGGGATTCATGATGGGTTGGCTGTTTCACTTGGGAGTTCTG GGAATTTGGGCTGGAATGATTTTTGGTGGGACGGCAATTCAAACATTGATATTGGCCATAATTACCATTCGATGTGACTGGGAGAAGGAG GCAGAGAAAGCAGCCTTGTATTTAAAGAAATGGTCGGAAGTAGAGTGA